A genomic segment from Thermococcus sp. LS1 encodes:
- a CDS encoding phenylalanine--tRNA ligase subunit alpha has translation MELSYQEKLTLIKLNELKKAKFDELVEKTGLDQVAVMRAVLWLQSKGLARLHEKSERIVKLTGTGKKYAQIGLPEWRALKVLREKGKVTLDDLKEVLSEDELKPIVGLLKKEGWASVRKENGKLVLEITEKGLKAEERAIDRALKLLAEKEAIPVREIENIIKVNDLKRRKIAEEDTVTERTVEITPEGEELVNKGLELKEEVSTLTPELIKSGKWREVEFKRFNIQAPVRRIYPGKKQPYRAFLDKIRRRLIEMGFIEMTVDSLIETQFWNFDALFQPQNHPAREWTDTYQLKYPKSGYLPNEELVERVKTAHERGIAGSRGWGYVWSPERAMLLMPRAHGTALSGRQLAEGVEIPGKYFTIQRVFRPDVLDRTHLIEFNQVDGFVVGEDLNFRHLLGILKRFAVEIAGAKKVKFLPDYYPFTEPSVQMSAYHPELGWVEFGGAGIFREEMTMALGIDVPVIAWGIGIDRLAMFKLGIDDIRYLFSYDLRWLREARLVW, from the coding sequence ATGGAGCTTAGCTACCAAGAGAAGCTGACGCTCATAAAACTTAACGAGTTGAAGAAGGCTAAATTCGACGAGCTCGTTGAAAAAACCGGTCTCGACCAAGTCGCAGTCATGAGAGCCGTTCTCTGGCTTCAGAGCAAAGGTCTGGCGAGGCTCCACGAGAAGAGTGAGAGGATAGTAAAGCTAACCGGGACTGGTAAGAAATATGCCCAAATTGGACTGCCAGAATGGAGAGCTCTGAAAGTCCTCAGGGAGAAGGGCAAAGTTACACTCGATGACCTCAAAGAAGTCCTCAGCGAGGACGAGCTGAAGCCGATAGTTGGCCTCCTCAAGAAGGAGGGTTGGGCAAGCGTTAGGAAGGAGAATGGAAAGCTCGTCCTCGAGATAACGGAGAAGGGCCTTAAAGCCGAGGAGAGGGCAATTGACAGGGCACTGAAGCTCCTCGCCGAGAAAGAAGCTATCCCCGTCAGGGAGATTGAGAACATCATCAAGGTGAACGACCTCAAGAGAAGGAAGATAGCCGAAGAAGACACCGTAACCGAAAGAACCGTCGAGATAACACCCGAAGGAGAGGAGCTCGTAAATAAAGGCCTTGAGCTCAAGGAGGAAGTCTCAACACTCACGCCGGAGCTCATAAAGTCTGGAAAGTGGCGTGAGGTCGAGTTCAAGCGCTTCAACATCCAAGCGCCGGTGAGAAGGATTTATCCCGGCAAGAAGCAGCCCTACAGGGCATTCCTCGACAAGATAAGGAGAAGGCTCATAGAGATGGGCTTCATTGAGATGACTGTTGACAGCCTCATAGAGACGCAGTTCTGGAACTTCGACGCTCTCTTCCAGCCCCAGAACCATCCCGCGAGGGAATGGACAGACACTTACCAGCTCAAATACCCGAAGAGTGGCTACCTACCTAATGAAGAACTCGTCGAGAGGGTTAAGACCGCCCACGAGAGAGGCATAGCTGGCTCACGCGGCTGGGGCTACGTCTGGAGTCCGGAGAGGGCCATGCTGCTGATGCCGAGAGCCCACGGTACCGCCCTGAGCGGCAGGCAGCTTGCTGAAGGTGTCGAGATCCCAGGTAAATACTTCACGATACAGCGCGTTTTCAGGCCCGACGTCTTGGACAGGACGCACCTTATAGAGTTCAACCAGGTGGACGGTTTCGTGGTTGGCGAAGACCTCAACTTCAGGCATCTCTTAGGTATACTCAAGCGCTTCGCCGTTGAGATCGCCGGAGCCAAGAAAGTCAAGTTCCTGCCAGACTATTATCCGTTCACTGAGCCGAGCGTACAGATGAGCGCCTACCATCCCGAGCTCGGCTGGGTCGAGTTCGGCGGCGCTGGAATATTCAGAGAGGAAATGACGATGGCCCTGGGCATAGACGTTCCTGTAATAGCGTGGGGAATCGGAATTGACAGACTTGCCATGTTCAAACTCGGAATCGACGACATAAGGTATCTCTTCAGCTACGACCTGAGGTGGCTGAGGGAGGCGAGGCTGGTCTGGTAA
- the tdh gene encoding L-threonine 3-dehydrogenase, with translation MAEKMPAIVKTKPAYGAELVEVDIPKPGPGEVLIKVLATSICGTDLHIYEWNEWAQSRIKPPQIMGHEVAGEVIEVGPGVDTIQVGDYISAETHIVCGKCYACKHNRYHVCQNTKIFGVDMDGVFAEYAIVPAQNAWKNPKDMPPEYATLQEPLGNAVDTVLAGPIAGRSTLITGAGPLGLLGIAVAEASGAYPVIVSEPSEFRRELAKKVGADYVVNPFEEDPVKFVMDITDGAGVEVFLEFSGAPKALEQGLQAVTPGGRVSLLGLFPREVTFDINNLVIFKALEVHGITGRHLWETWYTVSSLIQSGKLNLDPIITHKYKGFDKFEEAFELMRAGKTGKVVFFPHKK, from the coding sequence ATGGCCGAAAAGATGCCGGCGATCGTTAAGACGAAGCCCGCCTACGGTGCGGAGCTCGTTGAAGTTGACATCCCCAAGCCCGGTCCTGGAGAGGTTCTCATTAAGGTTCTCGCCACCAGCATCTGTGGAACTGACCTGCACATCTACGAATGGAACGAATGGGCGCAGAGCAGGATAAAACCTCCCCAGATAATGGGTCACGAAGTCGCCGGAGAGGTCATCGAGGTTGGTCCCGGCGTCGATACAATCCAGGTTGGGGACTACATTTCAGCTGAGACTCACATAGTCTGTGGAAAATGTTATGCCTGCAAGCATAACCGCTACCATGTCTGCCAGAACACAAAGATATTCGGCGTTGACATGGACGGCGTCTTTGCCGAATACGCGATAGTTCCTGCCCAGAACGCCTGGAAGAACCCAAAGGACATGCCTCCCGAGTACGCAACCCTCCAAGAGCCCCTTGGAAACGCCGTTGATACGGTTCTTGCTGGCCCAATAGCCGGAAGGAGCACGCTCATCACTGGCGCCGGTCCGCTCGGTCTCCTCGGCATAGCCGTTGCCGAGGCCAGCGGTGCTTATCCTGTCATCGTCAGCGAGCCGAGCGAGTTTAGGCGCGAGCTGGCAAAGAAAGTCGGTGCGGACTACGTCGTCAACCCCTTCGAGGAGGATCCAGTTAAGTTCGTTATGGACATAACTGATGGAGCCGGTGTTGAGGTCTTCCTCGAGTTCAGCGGCGCTCCTAAGGCCCTTGAACAGGGCCTCCAGGCGGTAACGCCGGGAGGAAGGGTCTCGCTGCTCGGCCTCTTCCCGAGAGAGGTTACCTTTGACATCAACAACCTCGTAATCTTCAAGGCCCTTGAAGTACACGGAATAACCGGAAGGCACCTCTGGGAGACCTGGTACACCGTTTCGAGCCTTATCCAGAGTGGCAAGCTCAACCTCGATCCAATAATAACCCACAAGTACAAGGGCTTCGACAAGTTTGAGGAGGCTTTTGAGCTCATGCGCGCCGGCAAGACTGGAAAGGTCGTCTTCTTCCCCCACAAGAAGTGA
- a CDS encoding MinD/ParA family protein: MALIVVTGRGGAGKTTTTANLSTFLAMREYRVLAVDGDLYLPNLGFHFALDTVKYTLHSLLKNPDLDPEWAIYKHPQTGVHVMPGSTQLQDVLGISPKRLVDILDRVKYKFGVVFVDSPTGIPFDTLPTFELANYQIIVVEIERSPIYSFEVMVKNEIEKLKALGERYNLNIGVILNKVRESEDIVDKIIEAVEEDLNVPVLGWIPFDNKVPEAINVGVPIIKYYPNSDAAIAFRETGEVLEEWIFG; the protein is encoded by the coding sequence ATGGCGCTGATAGTCGTGACCGGGCGAGGAGGTGCGGGAAAAACTACCACTACGGCTAACCTCAGCACTTTCCTGGCCATGAGGGAATACCGTGTTCTTGCCGTTGATGGTGACCTGTACCTGCCTAACCTCGGTTTTCACTTCGCACTTGACACTGTAAAGTACACTCTCCACTCGCTTCTCAAAAATCCCGACCTTGATCCTGAATGGGCCATCTACAAACATCCTCAGACAGGAGTTCACGTGATGCCAGGAAGCACACAGCTTCAGGATGTTCTGGGCATCTCTCCAAAGAGACTGGTGGATATTCTGGATAGAGTCAAGTACAAGTTCGGAGTTGTTTTCGTGGACTCACCCACGGGAATTCCATTTGACACGCTTCCTACCTTTGAACTTGCCAACTACCAGATTATAGTAGTTGAAATAGAGCGCTCTCCAATATACTCTTTCGAGGTAATGGTTAAGAACGAGATAGAAAAGCTGAAAGCCCTCGGTGAGAGATACAATCTCAACATTGGTGTGATACTGAACAAAGTCAGAGAGTCCGAGGACATAGTTGACAAGATTATAGAGGCCGTTGAGGAAGACCTCAATGTTCCAGTTCTTGGATGGATACCCTTTGATAACAAAGTTCCGGAGGCCATCAATGTAGGTGTCCCCATCATTAAGTACTATCCTAACAGTGATGCTGCCATAGCCTTCCGGGAAACCGGGGAAGTCCTCGAAGAATGGATATTCGGCTGA
- the hmgA gene encoding hydroxymethylglutaryl-CoA reductase (NADPH), with protein MNMEELVEKVAGGEIKLHQVEKYTNGDKKLATEIRRKALEKKFGISLENIGHYSIDPNQVIGRNIENMIGVVQIPMGVAGPLKINGEYAKGEFYIPLATTEGALVASVNRGCSALTAAGGVKTTIIGDKMTRAPLLKCPDARRAREVAEWVKANIDYLQEKAVSKVTRHGKLRDVKPFIVGNNLYLRFEFETGDAMGMNMVTISSEEIMKVIEEEFPDVKYLALSGNLCVDKKPNAMNFINGRGKTVIAEAVIPREIVEKKLKTTPELIAEVNYRKNLVGSAQAGSYGFNAHFANIVGAIFLATGQDEAQITEGAHGITLAEVTPEGDLYISITMPSLEIGTVGGGTRVPTQREALSIMGVAGGGDPPGTNAKKFAEIIAGAVLAGELSLLAAIAAKHLAKAHKELGR; from the coding sequence ATGAACATGGAAGAGCTCGTGGAGAAGGTAGCTGGCGGAGAAATAAAGCTCCATCAGGTTGAAAAATATACAAACGGCGACAAGAAGCTCGCCACTGAAATAAGAAGGAAAGCCCTCGAGAAAAAGTTTGGGATAAGCCTCGAGAACATTGGACATTACTCCATAGACCCCAACCAAGTCATTGGAAGGAACATCGAGAACATGATAGGCGTTGTTCAGATACCGATGGGCGTTGCCGGACCGCTCAAAATTAACGGTGAATACGCCAAGGGAGAGTTCTACATTCCGCTCGCAACGACGGAGGGTGCATTAGTCGCTTCAGTCAACCGCGGTTGCTCTGCATTGACGGCGGCCGGCGGTGTCAAGACAACAATCATAGGCGATAAAATGACCCGTGCGCCGCTCCTAAAGTGTCCGGACGCGAGAAGAGCAAGAGAGGTTGCGGAGTGGGTCAAGGCAAACATTGACTATCTCCAGGAAAAGGCTGTCTCTAAAGTTACGCGGCACGGGAAGCTCCGCGACGTTAAGCCCTTCATCGTCGGCAATAACCTCTATCTGAGGTTTGAGTTCGAGACCGGCGACGCCATGGGCATGAACATGGTCACCATCTCAAGCGAGGAGATAATGAAGGTCATCGAGGAGGAGTTTCCGGACGTTAAGTATCTCGCCCTCTCAGGAAACCTCTGCGTTGACAAGAAGCCCAACGCAATGAACTTCATCAATGGAAGGGGCAAGACTGTGATAGCCGAAGCGGTGATCCCGCGCGAGATCGTTGAGAAAAAGCTGAAAACCACTCCGGAGCTCATAGCAGAGGTCAACTACCGCAAGAACCTTGTGGGGTCAGCCCAGGCTGGCTCCTACGGCTTCAACGCCCACTTCGCCAACATTGTGGGCGCGATATTCCTTGCAACGGGCCAGGACGAGGCACAGATTACGGAAGGAGCCCACGGCATAACTCTTGCGGAGGTTACCCCAGAAGGGGACCTCTACATCAGCATAACAATGCCAAGCCTCGAGATAGGAACCGTCGGTGGTGGAACTAGGGTTCCGACCCAGAGGGAAGCCCTGAGCATCATGGGAGTCGCCGGTGGTGGTGATCCACCTGGAACGAACGCCAAGAAGTTCGCAGAGATAATAGCAGGTGCCGTCCTTGCTGGCGAGCTCTCCTTGTTAGCGGCAATAGCGGCGAAGCACCTCGCCAAGGCTCACAAGGAGCTTGGCCGTTGA